In one window of Helianthus annuus cultivar XRQ/B chromosome 17, HanXRQr2.0-SUNRISE, whole genome shotgun sequence DNA:
- the LOC110925813 gene encoding protodermal factor 1 isoform X2 has translation MGTTKTLQTCFLLWVFAAGFCAASSSFQDEKNIYFYYTPYSDASPPPVVSYQNPPPAHANDPPVVSYQNPPPARANDPPAVSNPPPAHANNPPPVSYQNPPPDQSNNPPSGGGNTPPHHHQHHHHHHEHKPPTNCGTPPPPSPSPPSPSPPPSPSPSPPPSSPSPPPPPSSSAYGDPTPPPPSGGNSPSGTPPPQSGYHYYPPPSTTTPPPSGYYYPPPSTTTPPSTPPTDPPSTTPYYITPPPHPKHTTPPPHPKRTTPPSHPRSPTTPRSTPPPPGDVFGSPPFFPNIPFFGGTCDFWRTHPNLIPDLCNWWRSTFGPLLGLGSIPGFGSDMSFQNALSNTRTDGIGALYREGTASLLNSMVNPNFPFATNDVVESFVAALVSNQAAAAQAHLFKLANEGQLQPRV, from the exons ATGGGGACAACCAAAACCCTACAAACTTGTTTTCTTTTATGGGTATTTGCTGCTGGTTTCTGTGCtgcttcttcaagctttcaagatgAGAAAAACATCTACTTTTACTATACTCCATACTCAGATGCTTCTCCTCCTCCCGTTG TTTCTTATCAAAATCCACCGCCTGCTCATGCAAATGATCCACCAGTTG TTTCTTACCAAAATCCACCACCAGCTCGTGCAAATGATCCACCCgcag TTTCAAATCCACCGCCAGCTCATGCAAATAATCCTCCCCCAG TTTCATATCAAAATCCACCGCCGGATCAATCAAACAACCCACCGTCAGGCGGAGGCAATACACCACCTCACCATCACcagcatcaccaccaccaccatgaaCACAAACCACCAACTAAttgtggaacaccaccaccaccatcaccatcaccaccatcaccatcaccaccaccatcaccatcaccatcgccaccaccatcatcaccatcaccaccaccaccaccatcatctagtGCCTATGGTGACCCCACTCCACCACCTCCCAGCGGTGGCAATTCCCCTAGTGGCACTCCTCCACCACAATCTGGATACCACTACTACCCTCCACCTTCTACCACCACCCCACCACCCTCTGGATATTATTATCCTCCACCTTCTACAACCACCCCACCGTCCACTCCTCCTACTGACCCTCCGTCCACCACTCCTTACTACATCACCCCACCGCCACACCCCAAGCACACCACTCCACCGCCACACCCCAAGCGCACCACTCCACCGTCTCACCCCAGATCACCCACCACCCCACGGTCTACCCCTCCTCCGCCTGGTGACGTGTTCGGATCACCTCCGTTTTTCCCAAATATACCATTCTTTGGTGGCACATGCGA TTTCTGGAGGACACACCCAAACTTGATCCCAGATCTATGCAACTGGTGGCGTAGCACATTCGGCCCACTCTTGGGGCTAGGCAGCATTCCCGGGTTCGGCTCAGACATGAGCTTTCAGAACGCACTTTCAAACACCAGAACCGATGGCATTGGTGCACTTTACCGTGAAGGAACCGCTTCTTTGCTCAACTCTATGGTAAACCCGAACTTCCCGTTCGCAACCAACGATGTGGTAGAAAGTTTCGTGGCTGCACTAGTCTCGAATCAGGCGGCAGCGGCCCAAGCTCACCTTTTCAAGCTAGCCAATGAGGGTCAACTCCAGCCAAGAGTGTAG
- the LOC110925221 gene encoding uncharacterized protein LOC110925221, producing the protein MDTDNTISSKYEVDLQASEHQRCAEEREKRKYVLQQKRNNRGCHPASTSDSIERIPFSNTSSASTTNVERRNAYHLPTYATPDISSNVCHSSTKEKDSLRKISSRNVHHTPFGSTKLTSYFVEKTPLSDITNCGISKIELPMSEEMLADSVVKKIHEISKDYIDHGDAIFVCSKCDAMLWEDEMLRGNKKRKKTSYSLCCSNGDVELPSPLTPPPLLRHLYKSHTSQSRNFMDNIRAYNMMFSFTSLDGKVDKSYQRSKGPYVFRLQGQNYHRMASLLPDDGEEPKFSQVYIYDSQNEVVNRQKAVSSQIEFKTTRNNQLDSTTIKGLKDMLDSCNRLVQSFRMVRDCFQENEFQDVSLKLIGTRDKDGRVHNLPTTSEIVALITGDFDGAFDKQDIVVRKKSGGLQRISELHPSYLALQYPLIFPYAEDGYRVGIKHRGIAIDNEQFLVDGYTMIESARLNYIRTQQPKLRTQSLKNLNATVERGENNASSCGKPILLPSSFTGGSRYMMQNYLDAMAICKSVGYPDLFITATCNPNWPEIYRCLHDKALNAEDRPNIISRLFKCKLDHLIKDFKKDKFFGDIQAVMYTVEFQKRGLPYAHICLFLGAESKFPTASDIDRVISAEIPDKERDPELYELVKQFMIHGPCGTNNPLCPCMVKQKCSKKFPKKYVDETCVDSEGYPVYHRRQTSNTIVKNGVTLDYRFVVPYNALLLRKYQSHVNIEWCNQSGSIKYLFKYINKGPDRVTASVFQANSIKNDTEQNVAVDEIKSYLDYRYISTCEAAWRIFMYDIHYRSPAVEVLPFHCEDGQSIVYNDHDNLCDIVTDPTVKMTMFTEWMNCNKVDEFSRTLRYVQFPRYYVWNTKNRKWNRRKHLYGSIGRIHYVPPSLGDCYYLRILLNHIKGPTCFEDIKRVDGQVFQTFKDACFARGLLDDDKEYVNAVKEAITWSTRDFLRTFFIWIFNKKNLKIFVYLKLKGCYLPMEVQLALQREHDCYVKCLTAKQERIYKIVMEAIEKGDGGVFFVYGYGGTGKTFLWKTFSAALRSKGEVVLNVASSGIASLLLDGGRTAHSRFVIPININENSICSIEPNTELGELIKRATLIIWDEAPMTHKHCFEALDRTMRDISRSSQPNMQSRPFGGKEADLKEIKEFGEWILKLGDGLLGEENDGEIDIEIPDDLLIHDQLPVEAVLLQVLEAPGLHEWFEGAIEAGNP; encoded by the exons ATGGATACAGATAACACAATTTCAAGTAAGTATGAAGTTGACCTTCAAGCAAGTGAACATCAAAGGTgtgctgaagaaagagaaaaaaggAAGTATGTTCTTCAACAAAAGAGAAACAACAGAGGTTGTCATCCTGCATCAACATCCGATTCTATTGAAAGGATTCCATTTTCAAATACTTCAAGTG CTTCAACCACCAATGTCGAAAGAAGGAATGCGTATCACCTTCCTACTTATGCTACCCCAGATATTAGTAGTAATGTGTGTCACTCATCTACAAAAGAAAAAG ATTCATTAAGAAAAATCTCATCAAGGAATGTACATCACACTCCTTTTGGGAGTACTAAGCTAACATCCTATTTTGTTGAGAAGACTCCATTATCAGATATTACAAATT GTGGAATATCTAAAATTGAATTACCAATGAGTGAAGAGATGTTAGCAGATTCTGTGGTAAAGAAGATTCATGAAATTTCTAAAG ATTATATTGATCATGGAGATGCCATCTTTGTGTGTTCTAAATGTGATGCAATGTTATGGGAAGATGAAATGCTTAGGGGAAATAAAAAACGTAAGAAAACATCCTATTCTCTTTGTTGTTCAAATGGAGATGTTGAGCTACCATCACCGCTTACACCTCCTCCATTACTACGTCATTTATATAAAAGTCATACCTCACAGTCTCGCAATTTCATGGATAATATTCGAGCATATAACATGATGTTTTCCTTCACATCTCTTGATGGGAAGGTTGACAAAAGTTATCAGAGAAGTAAAGGTCCTTATGTATTTAGACTACAAGGTCAGAATTATCATCGAATGGCTAGTCTACTTCCGGACGATGGGGAAGAACCCAAATTCTCACAGGTTTACATATATGATTCACAAAACGAAGTGGTAAATCGTCAAAAAGCAGTAAG TTCTCAGATAGAATTCAAAACTACAAGAAACAATCAGCTTGATAGTACAACCATCAAGGGTCTTAAAGATATGTTGGATTCTTGCAATCGTCTTGTCCAGTCCTTCAGAATGGTAAGAGATTGTTTTCAAGAAAATGAGTTTCAAGATGTAAGTTTGAAGCTTATTGGAACAAGAGATAAGGATGGAAGAGTTCACAATTTGCCAACAACATCAGAAATTGTTGCGTTAATAACTGGTGATTTTGATGGAGCATTTGATAAACAGGACATTGTTGTTAGAAAGAAGTCTGGTGGTCTTCAAAGAATTAGTGAGCTTCATCCCTCTTACCTTGCTTTGCAATATCCACTTATTTTCCCATATGCAGAAGATGGTTATAGAGTTGGTATTAAACATAGAGGGATTGCGATTGATAATGAG CAGTTTTTGGTTGATGGATACACGATGATAGAATCTGCCAGGTTGAATTATATAAGGACACAACAACCTAAACTTAGAACGCAAAGTCTTAAGAACTTGAATGCTACTGTTGAACGTGGAGAGAATAATGCCTCAAGTTGTGGTAAACCTATACTTTTACCTTCATCATTTACTGGTGGTTCtagatatatgatgcaaaactaCTTGGATGCTATGGCAATTTGCAAGTCTGTTGGATATCCCGATTTATTCATAACGGCGACTTGTAATCCAAACTGGCCTGAGATTTACAGGTGTTTGCACGATAAAGCTCTTAATGCTGAAGACAGACCGAATATTATCTCTAGATTATTCAAGTGTAAATTGGATCATCTTATAAAAGATTTCAAGAAAGATAAATTCTTTGGTGATATACAAGCAG TTATGTATACAGTGGAATTTCAGAAGCGTGGACTCCCATATGCTCACATATGTTTGTTCTTGGGTGCTGAAAGCAAATTTCCAACTGCATCTGATATTGATCGTGTTATTAGTGCTGAGATACCAGATAAAGAAAGAGATCCTGAATTATATGAGCTTGTCAAGCAATTTATGATTCATGGACCATGTGGTACAAACAACCCACTTTGTCCATGTATGGTTAAGCAAAAATGTTCTAAAAAGTTTCCAAAAAAATATGTAGATGAGACTTGTGTTGATTCTGAAGGATATCCTGTCTATCATCGTCGTCAAACAAGTAATACAATAGTAAAGAATGGTGTGACACTTGATTATAGATTTGTAGTTCCTTACAATGCTCTCTTGCTCAGAAAGTATCAGTCCCACGTTAACATTGAATGGTGCAACCAGTCAGGTTCTataaaatatttgtttaaatatattaATAAGGGGCCTGATAGAGTCACTGCTTCTGTTTTTCAAGCCAATAGCATCAAGAATGATACGGAACAGAATGTAGCTGTAGATGAGATAAAATCATACCTTGATTATAGATATATCTCTACTTGTGAAGCTGCTTGGAGAATATTCATGTATGATATACATTATAGATCTCCAGCTGTTGAAGTATTACCTTTTCATTGTGAAGATGGTCAGAGTATTGTGTATAACGATCATGATAATTTGTGTGATATTGTTACTGATCCAACTGTGAAAATGACAATGTTCACAGAGTGGATGAATTGTAATAAAGTCGATGAATTTTCCAGGACATTGAGGTATGTTCAGTTTCCGAGATATTATGTATGGAATACTAAAAATCGCAAGTGGAATCGAAGAAAGCATCTGTATGGATCAATTGGGAGGATACATTATGTCCCACCATCACTTGGTGATTGTTATTACCTAAGGATTTTACTGAATCATATTAAGGGACCAACCTGTTTTGAAGATATAAAAAGAGTTGATGGGCAggtttttcaaacatttaaaGATGCATGTTTTGCACGGGGACTGTTGGATGATGATAAAGAATATGTTAATGCTGTCAAAGAAGCTATCACATGGTCAACCAGAGATTTCTTGAGGACTTTTTTT ATTTGGATCTTTAACAAGAAGAACTTGAAAATATTTGTCTATCTGAAATTGAAAGGTTGCTACTTACCAATGGAAGTACA ACTAGCTCTTCAAAGGGAACATGATTGTTATGTAAAGTGTTTAACTGCCAAACAGGAAAGGATATATAAAATTGTTATGGAAGCGATTGAAAAAGGTGATGGAGGTGTGTTTTTTGTATATGGTTATGGTGGAACTGGAAAGACGTTTCTTTGGAAGACATTCTCAGCTGCATTACGATCAAAAGGTGAAGTTGTATTGAATGTTGCATCCAGTGGAATTGCTTCACTTTTGCTGGATGGTGGTAGAACTGCTCATTCAAGGTTTGTAATTCCAATCAACATTAATGAGAATTCGATATGTTCGATAGAGCCTAATACTGAGTTAGGTGAGTTAATTAAAAGAGCAACATTGATTATTTGGGATGAAGCACCTATGACTCACAAGCATTGTTTCGAGGCTCTTGATAGAACAATGAGAGACATATCACGCTCCAGTCAACCGAATATGCAATCCAGGCCGTTTGGGGGAAAG GAAGCAGATTTGAAAGAAATAAAGGAATTTGGAGAATGGATTTTAAAGCTTGGTGATGGTCTGCTTGGTGAAGAAAATGATGGTGAGATTGATATTGAAATACCAGATGATTTACTTATTCATGACCAA TTGCCTGTTGAAGCTGTGTTGTTGCAAGTTCTAGAAGCTCCGGGTCTCCACGAATGGTTTGAAGGAGCCATAGAAGCTGGAAATCCCTAG
- the LOC110925813 gene encoding protodermal factor 1 isoform X1 has product MGTTKTLQTCFLLWVFAAGFCAASSSFQDEKNIYFYYTPYSDASPPPVVSYQNPPPAYSDAPPTVSYQNPPPAHANDPPVVSYQNPPPARANDPPAVSNPPPAHANNPPPVSYQNPPPDQSNNPPSGGGNTPPHHHQHHHHHHEHKPPTNCGTPPPPSPSPPSPSPPPSPSPSPPPSSPSPPPPPSSSAYGDPTPPPPSGGNSPSGTPPPQSGYHYYPPPSTTTPPPSGYYYPPPSTTTPPSTPPTDPPSTTPYYITPPPHPKHTTPPPHPKRTTPPSHPRSPTTPRSTPPPPGDVFGSPPFFPNIPFFGGTCDFWRTHPNLIPDLCNWWRSTFGPLLGLGSIPGFGSDMSFQNALSNTRTDGIGALYREGTASLLNSMVNPNFPFATNDVVESFVAALVSNQAAAAQAHLFKLANEGQLQPRV; this is encoded by the exons ATGGGGACAACCAAAACCCTACAAACTTGTTTTCTTTTATGGGTATTTGCTGCTGGTTTCTGTGCtgcttcttcaagctttcaagatgAGAAAAACATCTACTTTTACTATACTCCATACTCAGATGCTTCTCCTCCTCCCGTTG TTTCTTACCAAAATCCACCTCCTGCTTATTCAGATGCTCCACCAACTG TTTCTTATCAAAATCCACCGCCTGCTCATGCAAATGATCCACCAGTTG TTTCTTACCAAAATCCACCACCAGCTCGTGCAAATGATCCACCCgcag TTTCAAATCCACCGCCAGCTCATGCAAATAATCCTCCCCCAG TTTCATATCAAAATCCACCGCCGGATCAATCAAACAACCCACCGTCAGGCGGAGGCAATACACCACCTCACCATCACcagcatcaccaccaccaccatgaaCACAAACCACCAACTAAttgtggaacaccaccaccaccatcaccatcaccaccatcaccatcaccaccaccatcaccatcaccatcgccaccaccatcatcaccatcaccaccaccaccaccatcatctagtGCCTATGGTGACCCCACTCCACCACCTCCCAGCGGTGGCAATTCCCCTAGTGGCACTCCTCCACCACAATCTGGATACCACTACTACCCTCCACCTTCTACCACCACCCCACCACCCTCTGGATATTATTATCCTCCACCTTCTACAACCACCCCACCGTCCACTCCTCCTACTGACCCTCCGTCCACCACTCCTTACTACATCACCCCACCGCCACACCCCAAGCACACCACTCCACCGCCACACCCCAAGCGCACCACTCCACCGTCTCACCCCAGATCACCCACCACCCCACGGTCTACCCCTCCTCCGCCTGGTGACGTGTTCGGATCACCTCCGTTTTTCCCAAATATACCATTCTTTGGTGGCACATGCGA TTTCTGGAGGACACACCCAAACTTGATCCCAGATCTATGCAACTGGTGGCGTAGCACATTCGGCCCACTCTTGGGGCTAGGCAGCATTCCCGGGTTCGGCTCAGACATGAGCTTTCAGAACGCACTTTCAAACACCAGAACCGATGGCATTGGTGCACTTTACCGTGAAGGAACCGCTTCTTTGCTCAACTCTATGGTAAACCCGAACTTCCCGTTCGCAACCAACGATGTGGTAGAAAGTTTCGTGGCTGCACTAGTCTCGAATCAGGCGGCAGCGGCCCAAGCTCACCTTTTCAAGCTAGCCAATGAGGGTCAACTCCAGCCAAGAGTGTAG